CCCGGCAATGTCCGTCTGCTTCACACGATGCCGGCAGGTTCGGCCGCCGTCGATTCGCTCGGCGCTACGCTAGCCGGTCCCGCAAGCGCGCCTGCTGGCGGCACGGCACTGCCGGGCACTTTCGGCCAACGCTTTCGCGACGCTTTGAAAGGCGAAGTAGGCAAACGTTTCAACGGGCAAGGCGGCGGGGTTCGGTAATGCAGTTCAGTCTTTCTTCGGCGCGTAACGCGCAATCCGCTCGCCTGTCCGGCACCACTTCGAAAGTGATTTCCGTGCTTGCTCACGCTGTGCGCCGTGTCGCACCCGTCGTCCCGGTCGCGCTAGCGGCGCTGATGCTCGCGCTGCCGACCCTGTCGTTCGCGCAGGCCGCCGGCTTGCCGGCCTTCAACACGAGCCCCGGCCCGAACGGCGGCACGACCTACTCGTTGAGCGTGCAGACAATGCTGCTGCTCACGATGCTGTCGTTCCTGCCGGCGATGGTGCTGATGATGACCAGCTTCACGCGCATCATCATCGTGCTCTCGCTGCTGCGCCAGGCGCTCGGCACGACCACGACGCCGCCTAACCAGGTGCTCGTCGGACTCGCGCTGTTCCTCACACTGTTCGTGATGTCGCCGGTGCTCGACAAGGCCTATACCGACGGCTACAAGCCTTTCTCCGACGGCACGATCCCGATGGAGACCGCCGTCAACCGCGGCCTCGCCCCGTTCAAGACATTCATGCTGCGCCAGACCCGCGAAAGCGATCTCGCGTTGTTCGCCCGCATCTCACACGCCGCGCCGATGCAAGGTCCGGAAGACGTGCCGCTGTCGCTGCTGGTGCCCTCGTTCGTGACGAGCGAACTGAAAACCGGCTTCCAGATCGGCTTCACGATTTTCATCCCGTTCCTCATCATCGACATGGTGGTGGCGAGCGTGCTGATGTCGATGGGTATGATGATGGTGTCGCCCGCGACCATTTCGCTGCCGTTCAAACTGATGCTGTTCGTACTGGTCGACGGCTGGCAGTTGCTGCTCGGCTCGCTGGCACAGAGCTTCGTTTAACCGCGCTTGCTCCCAAGCGTTTATAACCGCATTTCGCGCCCTTCACGCTTCCGGTCACCTCGCCATGAATCAAGAATCCGTCATGACGCTCGCGCACCAGGCCATGTATGTCGGCCTGCTGCTCGCCGCGCCGTTGCTGCTGGTCGCGCTGGTGGTCGGTCTGGTGGTGAGCCTGTTCCAGGCCGCCACGCAGATCAACGAAAGCACGCTGTCGTTCATTCCGAAACTGCTCGCGATCGCCGTCACGATGGTGATCGCCGGTCCGTGGATGCTCACGACCATGCTCGACTATTTGCGCCAGACGCTCACCAACATTCCGACGCTCGTCAACTGAGCAGCGTGCCGGTTTTCACCTTCCCTTCCGACCCACGATGTTTTCCGTCACCTACGCGCAACTGAACGCCTGGCTTACCGCGTTCCTGTGGCCGTTCGTGCGCATCCTCGCGCTGGTCGCCACCGCGCCGGTGCTCGGCAACCGCTCGCTGCCGATCCGCGTGAAGGTCGGCCTTGCGGCCTTCATTACGATCATCGTCGCGCCCACGCTCGGCGCGCTGCCGCAAGTCACGGTGTTTTCCGCTGAAGGCGTGTGGATCATCGTCAACCAGTTCCTGATCGGCATCGCGCTCGGCGTGACCATGCAGATCGTGTTTCAGGCGATCAGCGCGACGGGCGACTTCATCGGTCTCGGCATGGGGCTCGGCTTTGCGACCTTCTTCGACGCGCAGGCGGCCAGTTCGAGTCAGGTGCTGTCGAGCTACATGAACACCATCGCCATGCTGGTGTTTCTGGTGATCGACGGCCATTTGCAGATGATCAGCGCGCTGCTCGCCACGTTCCAGTCGGTGCCGGTGTCGGCGAACATTCTCGGCGCGCCCGGCTGGCGCACGCTGGCGAACTTCGGCGGTACGGTGTTTTCCGCGGGCCTGCTGTTGTCGCTGCCGGTGGTCGCCGCGCTCCTCATCACCAATCTCTCGCTCGGCATTCTGAATCGCGCCGCGCCGCAGATCGGCGTGTTCCAGATCGGCTTCCCGCTGACCATGCTGATCGGCATGCTGCTTCTGCAACTGATGGTCCCGAACATGATTCCGTTCTTCATGCGGCTGTTCGACGTCGGCCTCGATCAGATGGGGCGCGTGGCGGCTGGGTTTAAGTAGCACGCTTCTCTCACCGCGCGGCGCAATGAAAAAGAAGAAGGGCGGAACCGGCTCACACCGGTTTCCGCCCTTCTTCTTTTTTCAGACTGCTCGTGCTATCAGCTCAGGTACTGAAACAGCGAGATGTTCTGAATCTTCGCGAAAGCCTGCTGCGCCGCTTGCAATGCGGCCTGCGTCATCGTGTACTTGCCGATCGTCTTGACCATGTCGGTTTGCGTCAGATCCGCGAGGTTGCTCGACGTCTGCAGCGTGTTGGTCTGCGTGACCGTCTGCAATGCCTGCACTTCCTGCTCGCGACCGCCAACGGCCGCTTGCGCCGTCACGACGTTGTTCATCGTGTTTTCGAGCTGAGTCATGCTGGTGGTCAGCGCGCTCTGAAAGCTCGCCGTCGACGCTCCGCCCGACACCGGCGTTTGCAAAGTGGTGATCAACTGGCTCAAGTTGGCGAACACGTCCATGCTGCCTTGCGTGGCCGGCGTCACCGTGAAGCTGTCGCCCGCGTTCGGCGCGCCGGTAATCGACACCGACTGGCCGCCGAGCGTGATCGCCGAACCGGCCGTGAACGCCTGCGGCGCGCTCGTGGTCACCGCGCCGGTAGCCGGATCGGTCTGGCTCACGGTATAGGTGGTCGCCGACGAGAAGTTGATCGAAAACTTATCGGCGTTGGTCGGATCGGTCGGGTTGTTCAGGCTCACCTGGCTGATCACGCCTGTGCCGGT
The nucleotide sequence above comes from Paraburkholderia aromaticivorans. Encoded proteins:
- the fliP gene encoding flagellar type III secretion system pore protein FliP (The bacterial flagellar biogenesis protein FliP forms a type III secretion system (T3SS)-type pore required for flagellar assembly.); its protein translation is MQFSLSSARNAQSARLSGTTSKVISVLAHAVRRVAPVVPVALAALMLALPTLSFAQAAGLPAFNTSPGPNGGTTYSLSVQTMLLLTMLSFLPAMVLMMTSFTRIIIVLSLLRQALGTTTTPPNQVLVGLALFLTLFVMSPVLDKAYTDGYKPFSDGTIPMETAVNRGLAPFKTFMLRQTRESDLALFARISHAAPMQGPEDVPLSLLVPSFVTSELKTGFQIGFTIFIPFLIIDMVVASVLMSMGMMMVSPATISLPFKLMLFVLVDGWQLLLGSLAQSFV
- the fliQ gene encoding flagellar biosynthesis protein FliQ, encoding MNQESVMTLAHQAMYVGLLLAAPLLLVALVVGLVVSLFQAATQINESTLSFIPKLLAIAVTMVIAGPWMLTTMLDYLRQTLTNIPTLVN
- the fliR gene encoding flagellar biosynthetic protein FliR, translating into MFSVTYAQLNAWLTAFLWPFVRILALVATAPVLGNRSLPIRVKVGLAAFITIIVAPTLGALPQVTVFSAEGVWIIVNQFLIGIALGVTMQIVFQAISATGDFIGLGMGLGFATFFDAQAASSSQVLSSYMNTIAMLVFLVIDGHLQMISALLATFQSVPVSANILGAPGWRTLANFGGTVFSAGLLLSLPVVAALLITNLSLGILNRAAPQIGVFQIGFPLTMLIGMLLLQLMVPNMIPFFMRLFDVGLDQMGRVAAGFK
- the flgL gene encoding flagellar hook-associated protein FlgL, with translation MRISSTQYFNMNVATMSDQQAQLSQLYAEISSGVSLSTPSDNPLGAAQAVQLSSTATTLSQYTTNQGTALASLQQEDTTLGSVNTVLQTIHTLVLRAGDGSLNNGDRGSIATQLQSLRSQLMTLANSTDPQGNYLFAGYQSSAQPYTTNSAGVVTYSGDTGTPGVQVTDSHVVQTGDNGIAIFGSVAPIGTSAVPAATTGNTGTGVISQVSLNNPTDPTNADKFSINFSSATTYTVSQTDPATGAVTTSAPQAFTAGSAITLGGQSVSITGAPNAGDSFTVTPATQGSMDVFANLSQLITTLQTPVSGGASTASFQSALTTSMTQLENTMNNVVTAQAAVGGREQEVQALQTVTQTNTLQTSSNLADLTQTDMVKTIGKYTMTQAALQAAQQAFAKIQNISLFQYLS